The nucleotide window GCTTCTGACAAAAGTGATTGAATACTGTTCCACGTAAGTCCTTGCTGGATATAATTTGGTGCTTGAGGATTATAGGGACTTGCTACTCTATCAATAGCAAGAATTTTGGCATCATCTGGTAGTACTGGTATTTCTGGATCAAATGCTGTTGCACGCACTAATGAACTAGAAAAACCCTTAAATATTGCAATCTGGTCTATTTCTCCAGAGATGTTTGCTGTTACAATCAGTACTTCTTGAGGTCGCTTTGCAGTATATTGTTCTAAGCGCTTTTCTACAGAATCATTCATCATGACTTGAAAGTGTTGCGTGCTAGAGAAATTCACAAGTGAGGAACTAGGAGCAAGTAAAAGAGTAGTCAATGGCTAGTTTTGAGTTGAACTTCTAATTCAGAACTGATAACTCCTAGTCTCCTTGTTTCCCAAAATCAAGAATACTCTCTTCACCTCTGCACTGCTTGAAGTAACTTCAACCTTCATTATTGCGGTAAAGCAGAACGTCCTTGTTTGCCTAGTTTAAATAGCACAAAATAGCTTAAGCAAACAACGTAAAAGATTAAACCAACTACGCCTAAAAAGCCCAGGAATTGAGGCGTGGAGTTAGCATGAAAGTATTCTCTGAAAAGTAAAGGTGGCTCTCTTAGTATTGTGCACAAAGGAGTAGCTAAGGCTTCTCTAGAAAAGGCACATTGAAGAAAGGGTATGCTAGCGATCGCTCCTAATACACTATATATAGTCATAGCCCAGCGCCAAGAATTAAATGTGAGTTTTAATACTCCTCTTGGTTGATCGT belongs to Gloeocapsopsis sp. IPPAS B-1203 and includes:
- a CDS encoding DUF3177 family protein, which produces MQNEVWLRPLVWMDYRLAVLFTVLVPLILLVWAFVQKDEAIQRLLTIYWRVSSLLAITVYLLIAAIPVGYISGTIARVLIPIALWFWIDLNEEIDDQPRGVLKLTFNSWRWAMTIYSVLGAIASIPFLQCAFSREALATPLCTILREPPLLFREYFHANSTPQFLGFLGVVGLIFYVVCLSYFVLFKLGKQGRSALPQ